A region of Streptomyces sp. TG1A-60 DNA encodes the following proteins:
- a CDS encoding FAD-dependent oxidoreductase, producing the protein MIQPVAVIGAGPFGLSTAAHLRARSVPVRVFGEPMVSWRDNMPAGMLLKSTPVASTIDAPQGGHTLADYCEAAGIRRLVTDEDIIPVGTFISYGTWFQQRLVPGLERVRVVSVDRGNGGGFELKLDSGELFTARAVVVASGLSGLAHLPTGLAGATVDGPTPTGPVSHSSQHPDLSRFQGRELIVVGAGQSALETAVLAAEAGARVRVVARGRGAVAFGAPPWDQPRLRPESPFGRAWSLYALSYYPHPYRYLPATTRHFLVRRVLGPLGAWWLRERFEGRVEVCEVARVVRSGVIDGRPRLTLRSHEGRTEELAADHVIAATGYRVDLGSMGFLGHELRTELAVSRGAPVLGAGFRASIPGLYFTGLPAAASYGPVMRFVCGTQFASPRLARHLAAVHG; encoded by the coding sequence GTGATTCAACCGGTAGCAGTCATCGGTGCCGGGCCGTTCGGCCTGTCCACCGCCGCGCATCTGCGGGCGCGGTCGGTTCCGGTCCGTGTCTTCGGCGAACCCATGGTGAGCTGGCGGGACAACATGCCCGCCGGGATGCTGCTCAAGTCGACCCCGGTGGCGTCCACCATCGACGCCCCGCAGGGCGGTCACACCCTCGCCGACTACTGCGAGGCGGCCGGCATCAGGAGGCTGGTGACCGACGAGGACATCATCCCGGTGGGGACGTTCATCTCCTACGGGACGTGGTTCCAGCAGCGGCTCGTGCCCGGGCTGGAGCGGGTGCGGGTCGTGTCCGTGGACCGGGGCAACGGTGGTGGCTTCGAACTCAAGCTGGACTCGGGAGAGTTGTTCACGGCACGGGCCGTCGTGGTGGCGAGCGGGCTGTCCGGACTGGCCCATCTGCCGACCGGGCTGGCGGGCGCGACCGTCGACGGACCCACCCCCACCGGGCCCGTCTCGCACAGCTCCCAGCACCCCGACCTGAGCCGGTTCCAGGGCAGGGAACTGATCGTCGTGGGCGCGGGGCAGTCCGCCCTGGAGACGGCGGTGCTGGCGGCCGAGGCCGGCGCCCGGGTGCGTGTGGTGGCGCGCGGCCGGGGCGCGGTGGCCTTCGGCGCGCCCCCCTGGGACCAGCCCCGGCTGCGTCCCGAGTCACCGTTCGGCCGGGCCTGGTCGCTGTACGCGCTCAGCTACTACCCGCACCCCTACCGGTACCTGCCCGCCACCACCCGGCACTTCCTGGTCCGCCGGGTGCTCGGGCCGCTCGGCGCGTGGTGGCTGCGGGAGCGGTTCGAGGGGCGGGTCGAGGTGTGCGAGGTGGCGCGGGTCGTGCGGTCCGGCGTCATCGACGGGCGCCCGCGGCTGACCCTGCGGAGCCATGAGGGCCGGACCGAGGAACTGGCCGCCGACCATGTCATCGCGGCGACCGGCTACCGCGTCGACCTCGGGTCGATGGGCTTCCTGGGGCATGAACTCCGTACCGAGCTGGCTGTCAGCCGGGGTGCGCCGGTTCTGGGGGCGGGGTTCCGGGCCTCGATACCGGGGCTGTACTTCACGGGGCTGCCGGCGGCGGCGTCGTACGGGCCGGTGATGCGGTTCGTGTGCGGGACGCAGTTCGCCTCGCCTCGGTTGGCTCGGCATCTCGCGGCGGTGCACGGGTGA
- a CDS encoding polyprenyl synthetase family protein — protein sequence MTVVEPFGLSARDQALEADVQAGIAAVEEGLLEATKSEVPFIQEAAQHLLRAGGKRFRPLLVMLAAQFGDPYAPGVVPSAVVVELTHLATLYHDDVMDEAEVRRGVPSANARWDNSLAVLTGDFLFARASHVLADLGPDAVRIQAEAFERLVTGQILETAGPRDGRDPIEHYLDVLGGKTGSLVAVAGRLGALMAGADGTVVDVLTQYGERLGVAFQLADDVLDIASDSHESGKTPGTDLREGVPTMPVLRLRERAGRLGLPDDIALCELLDSDLTDEARHAEALTRLRVHPALEQARRDTIRYAEEARAVLTPLPECDAKAALVELCDAVVHRAG from the coding sequence GTGACCGTCGTCGAGCCGTTTGGGCTGAGCGCGCGGGACCAGGCTCTCGAAGCCGATGTCCAGGCCGGAATAGCGGCCGTCGAGGAGGGTCTGCTCGAAGCCACCAAGAGCGAGGTGCCCTTCATCCAGGAGGCCGCCCAGCACCTGCTGCGCGCGGGCGGCAAGCGGTTCCGGCCGCTGCTGGTGATGCTCGCGGCGCAGTTCGGCGACCCGTACGCGCCGGGGGTCGTGCCCTCGGCCGTGGTGGTCGAGCTGACGCATCTCGCCACGCTGTACCACGACGACGTGATGGACGAGGCCGAGGTGCGCCGGGGCGTGCCGAGTGCGAACGCGCGCTGGGACAACTCCCTGGCCGTTCTGACCGGCGATTTCCTTTTTGCCCGTGCCTCGCATGTCCTCGCCGACCTCGGTCCGGACGCCGTCCGTATCCAGGCCGAGGCCTTCGAGCGGCTGGTCACCGGGCAGATCCTGGAGACGGCGGGGCCGCGCGACGGACGCGACCCGATCGAGCACTACCTCGATGTGCTCGGCGGCAAGACCGGCTCCCTGGTCGCGGTCGCCGGACGGCTCGGCGCGCTGATGGCGGGAGCCGACGGGACGGTGGTCGACGTGCTGACCCAGTACGGGGAGCGGCTCGGCGTCGCCTTCCAGCTCGCGGACGACGTCCTCGACATCGCCTCCGACTCGCACGAGTCCGGCAAGACACCGGGGACGGATCTCCGCGAGGGCGTGCCGACCATGCCGGTGCTGCGGCTGCGCGAGCGGGCGGGACGGCTGGGGCTGCCGGACGACATCGCCCTGTGCGAGCTGCTCGACTCCGATCTCACCGACGAGGCCCGGCACGCCGAGGCCCTCACCCGGCTCCGCGTCCACCCCGCCCTGGAACAGGCCCGCCGCGACACGATCCGCTACGCCGAGGAGGCGCGCGCCGTGCTGACGCCCCTGCCGGAGTGCGACGCGAAGGCCGCGCTCGTGGAGCTGTGCGACGCGGTCGTGCACCGGGCGGGTTAG
- a CDS encoding HAD family hydrolase, whose translation MAAPTAYTLIATDLDGTLLRSDDTLSDRSLAALARATEAGAQHLVVTGRPAPRARPLLEDLGSRGLAVCGQGAQLYDTGANRLLWSVTLDRELAETALGKIEAEVGQLYAAVDQDGADGLTLIEPGYLMPHPTLPAVRVPRRDDLWCEPISKVLLRHPCLSDDELASAARMAVGSLATVTMSGPGTVELQPCGITKATGLALAADHLGLTPAETIAFGDMPNDIPMFDWAAHGVAMANAHPELKAVADEVTLSNEEDGIAVVLDRLFS comes from the coding sequence ATGGCCGCTCCCACCGCGTATACACTCATCGCAACTGACCTGGACGGAACGCTCCTGCGCAGTGACGACACGCTCTCCGACCGGTCCCTCGCCGCGCTGGCGCGGGCCACGGAGGCCGGTGCTCAGCACCTCGTGGTGACGGGACGGCCGGCGCCGAGAGCGCGCCCGCTGCTGGAGGACCTAGGCAGCAGGGGGCTCGCGGTGTGCGGGCAGGGCGCGCAGTTGTACGACACCGGCGCGAACCGGCTGCTCTGGTCCGTCACCCTGGACCGGGAACTCGCCGAGACCGCGCTCGGCAAGATCGAGGCCGAGGTCGGACAGCTGTACGCGGCCGTCGACCAGGACGGGGCCGACGGCCTCACCCTGATCGAGCCCGGCTACCTCATGCCGCACCCCACGCTGCCCGCCGTACGCGTGCCGCGCCGGGACGACCTGTGGTGCGAGCCCATCAGCAAGGTGCTGCTGCGCCATCCCTGTCTGTCCGACGACGAGTTGGCCTCGGCGGCGCGCATGGCGGTCGGTTCGCTGGCGACGGTCACCATGTCGGGGCCCGGCACCGTCGAACTCCAGCCGTGCGGCATCACCAAGGCGACGGGCCTCGCCCTGGCCGCCGACCATCTCGGACTGACTCCGGCCGAGACCATCGCCTTCGGTGACATGCCCAACGACATCCCGATGTTCGACTGGGCCGCGCACGGGGTCGCCATGGCCAACGCCCACCCCGAACTCAAGGCCGTCGCCGACGAGGTGACCCTCTCGAACGAGGAGGACGGGATCGCTGTGGTGCTGGACCGGCTGTTCTCGTAG
- a CDS encoding LysM peptidoglycan-binding domain-containing protein, whose amino-acid sequence MPARGKHRRPRTNPLTRGVVAAGTGGAALVLPLVVATTANAAVPAQAATSVQSAPRSAPAAAAKSLTYTVVSGDTLSSIARKHGTSGGWQRLYKDNRAAVGDNPALIHPGLKLAVKAKKSSTAPKASASGMASKASTATQASLKTYTNDLDGWIRESLDIMAQKGIPGTYNGIYRNIMRESSGNPQAINNWDSNAAAGTPSKGLLQVIDPTFAAYHVAGTPYDPYDPVANITAACNYAAARYGSIDNVFGPY is encoded by the coding sequence ATGCCCGCACGAGGCAAGCACCGTCGCCCCAGAACCAACCCGCTGACCCGTGGTGTCGTCGCCGCCGGAACCGGCGGGGCCGCACTCGTCCTCCCGCTCGTGGTCGCCACCACCGCGAACGCCGCCGTACCGGCCCAGGCCGCCACCTCCGTACAGTCAGCCCCGCGGTCCGCGCCGGCCGCGGCGGCCAAGTCCCTTACGTACACCGTGGTCTCCGGTGACACGCTCTCCTCGATCGCGCGCAAGCACGGCACGAGCGGCGGCTGGCAGCGGCTCTACAAGGACAACCGCGCGGCCGTCGGCGACAACCCCGCGCTGATCCACCCGGGCCTGAAGCTGGCAGTGAAGGCGAAGAAGTCGTCCACCGCGCCGAAGGCCTCCGCGTCCGGCATGGCGTCCAAGGCCTCCACGGCCACACAGGCGTCGCTCAAGACGTACACGAACGACCTCGACGGCTGGATCCGCGAGTCGCTGGACATCATGGCGCAAAAGGGAATCCCCGGGACGTACAACGGGATTTACCGCAACATCATGCGGGAGTCGTCGGGCAACCCGCAGGCCATCAACAACTGGGACTCCAACGCCGCCGCGGGCACCCCGTCGAAGGGTCTCCTGCAGGTCATCGACCCGACCTTCGCCGCCTACCACGTGGCCGGCACCCCGTACGACCCCTACGACCCGGTCGCGAACATCACGGCGGCGTGCAACTACGCCGCCGCGCGGTACGGCTCGATCGACAACGTCTTCGGGCCGTACTGA
- a CDS encoding ATP-grasp domain-containing protein: MARGARSAPVQVDRNVPGLVVKFGDYPLHHGGVGAIRSLGRLGVPMYAITEDRYTPAALSRYLRRAFVWPTTGTEEPACLVEGLLRIGREIGRPAVLIPTDEEAAVLVAEHQRALAARFLFPRVDAGLPRRLASKQGLHELCAEHGISSPVSSFPRSYEEVERFAERARFPVVAKNREAFERRRQPAVNGTTRIADREVLLRLARGWGERPGVILQEYLPREDAEDWIVHAYFDADSTPLAMFTGVKVRSWPPHAGMTANAYVVDNPELADIAARFIKQIGFSGVIDLDLRFDRRDGRYKLLDFNPRMGAQFRLFENEAGIDVVRAMHLDLTRRPVPEGEQRAGRRYIVENIDLPALLAYRRSGYTTPHAPARASGTELAWLAGDDPLPFLTMLARFVRPGAKHLHQLWRTHRAGRAGRLGNSHVRP; encoded by the coding sequence GTGGCCAGGGGCGCTCGGAGTGCGCCGGTGCAGGTGGACCGGAATGTTCCGGGGCTCGTCGTGAAGTTCGGTGACTATCCGCTGCACCATGGCGGGGTCGGGGCCATCCGGAGCCTCGGGCGGCTCGGGGTGCCGATGTACGCGATCACGGAGGACCGGTACACACCGGCCGCCCTCTCGCGCTATCTGCGGCGGGCGTTCGTCTGGCCGACCACCGGGACGGAGGAGCCCGCGTGCCTGGTGGAGGGACTGCTGCGCATCGGGCGGGAGATCGGGCGGCCCGCTGTTCTCATTCCGACCGATGAGGAGGCGGCGGTTCTCGTCGCCGAGCATCAGCGGGCTCTGGCGGCGCGGTTCCTCTTTCCGCGGGTGGACGCCGGGTTGCCTCGGCGGCTCGCCAGCAAGCAGGGGCTCCACGAGTTGTGTGCGGAGCATGGGATCTCCAGCCCGGTGAGTTCCTTTCCGCGGTCGTACGAGGAGGTCGAGCGGTTCGCGGAACGGGCCCGGTTTCCCGTGGTGGCCAAGAACCGGGAGGCTTTCGAGCGGCGTCGGCAGCCCGCGGTCAACGGGACCACGCGGATCGCGGACCGGGAGGTTCTGTTGCGGCTGGCCCGTGGATGGGGTGAGCGGCCCGGGGTGATTCTGCAGGAGTATCTGCCCCGGGAGGATGCCGAGGACTGGATCGTGCACGCGTACTTCGACGCGGACTCGACGCCACTGGCGATGTTCACCGGGGTGAAGGTGCGGTCGTGGCCGCCGCACGCGGGGATGACGGCCAACGCGTATGTCGTCGACAACCCCGAACTCGCGGACATCGCCGCCCGGTTCATCAAGCAGATCGGTTTCAGCGGGGTCATCGACCTCGATCTGCGGTTCGACCGGCGCGACGGGCGGTACAAGCTCCTTGACTTCAATCCGCGGATGGGCGCGCAGTTCCGGCTCTTCGAGAACGAGGCCGGGATCGACGTCGTACGCGCCATGCATCTCGATCTGACCAGACGTCCGGTGCCGGAGGGGGAACAACGCGCCGGACGTCGGTACATCGTGGAGAACATCGATCTGCCGGCCCTGCTCGCCTACCGGCGCAGCGGGTACACCACGCCGCACGCGCCCGCTCGCGCGAGCGGTACGGAGCTGGCGTGGCTCGCGGGTGACGATCCGCTGCCGTTCCTCACGATGCTCGCGCGCTTCGTACGGCCGGGTGCGAAGCATCTTCACCAACTGTGGCGGACCCATCGGGCCGGCCGGGCCGGCCGCCTCGGCAACAGCCATGTGCGCCCTTGA